From the Halalkalicoccus sp. CGA53 genome, one window contains:
- a CDS encoding cell division protein SepF, whose amino-acid sequence MGFMDKLLGEQGGRGRAQPADEYVEVGVDDIDPAASEEAMRVHIADINDQQDLIEIKDAVYDGDMVIADIVRLRTSDRATEHIIDELRQVANEVDGDIVQKGDDQIIIAPTGVRIGREKLGRR is encoded by the coding sequence ATGGGATTTATGGATAAGCTGCTGGGCGAGCAGGGCGGGCGCGGGCGCGCCCAGCCCGCCGACGAGTACGTGGAAGTCGGGGTCGACGACATCGATCCGGCAGCGAGCGAGGAGGCGATGCGGGTTCACATCGCCGACATCAACGACCAGCAGGACCTGATCGAGATCAAAGACGCCGTCTACGACGGCGACATGGTGATCGCGGACATCGTCCGACTGCGGACCTCGGATCGCGCGACCGAACACATCATCGACGAACTCAGACAGGTCGCGAACGAGGTCGACGGCGACATCGTCCAGAAGGGCGACGACCAGATCATAATCGCGCCGACGGGCGTGCGGAT